A stretch of the Limnothrix sp. FACHB-406 genome encodes the following:
- a CDS encoding GDSL-type esterase/lipase family protein: MRHNAVVTPFRPKQPQPLRIIAMGDSVIYGYGDLSGGGWVERLRRQWMAPDSAGHVIYNLGVRGDKVSQVSDRLELEFRSRGELRNRLPDRLILSVGTNDSPRVGRADGKNMTPIEIFGPQVEALLDRAQGLCPVLFVGMIPVNPSKMPFLECLYYNHADQYQYKEVIRRACETRRIPFLDCFELWLARGASWVEQRLGSDGLHPNDLGYESLLADVTAWQPIAQLAAMDTKPIA; this comes from the coding sequence ATGCGCCATAACGCCGTGGTGACTCCATTTCGGCCCAAGCAACCGCAACCCCTCCGCATCATTGCCATGGGCGACAGTGTGATTTATGGCTACGGCGATCTCAGTGGCGGCGGTTGGGTTGAACGATTGCGCCGCCAGTGGATGGCTCCCGACTCAGCCGGCCATGTGATTTATAACTTGGGCGTTCGGGGCGACAAGGTGAGCCAAGTGAGCGATCGACTGGAGTTGGAATTTCGCAGCCGGGGCGAGTTGCGCAATCGCCTGCCCGATCGCCTGATTCTTTCCGTGGGCACCAATGATTCGCCGCGAGTGGGCCGGGCCGATGGCAAAAACATGACCCCCATTGAAATCTTTGGCCCGCAAGTGGAAGCCTTGCTCGATCGGGCCCAGGGCCTCTGTCCCGTCTTGTTTGTGGGCATGATTCCCGTCAACCCCAGCAAAATGCCCTTCTTAGAGTGTTTGTATTACAACCACGCCGATCAGTATCAATATAAAGAAGTGATCCGTCGGGCCTGTGAGACGCGACGGATTCCGTTTTTAGACTGTTTTGAATTGTGGCTCGCGCGTGGGGCTTCCTGGGTTGAACAGCGCCTCGGCTCCGATGGTTTGCACCCCAATGATCTGGGCTATGAAAGTCTCCTGGCTGATGTGACCGCATGGCAACCGATCGCCCAACTTGCCGCCATGGACACCAAGCCGATCGCCTAA
- a CDS encoding Ycf66 family protein, giving the protein MLAYGLAILVAIGSLLLYAIALRFPILSRRSDVIWSSFGLFYALVLWVCSGQLHGAVLLSQGVVVGLMAWQGWQTLVLREQVARSSLDEVLVAALPQFDRWAGLLNLFRPSQPNLTGWQAFRQSLTGFGIVLWIQIQTQLANLRASRSPGSSPAPTPSPAPKPTPSPTPPPTNAAAAPPAPVSPTTGSEGQSTGQSAEQSTRQSAEQSTGQPVYVRKKYRQPPEGAPPNQTTPSPAPSPEPVPEGSKPVYVRKKYRQALENSSPVPSPNSVPSANPVTPANASADSPSPAAARPDNSEPIAPRPPRPRPTPSRTVKLDGANLPDEVVVDYEELPPRPPRPRRPPAG; this is encoded by the coding sequence ATGTTGGCTTATGGATTGGCGATTTTAGTGGCGATCGGGAGCCTGTTGCTCTACGCGATCGCCCTGCGGTTTCCGATCCTGTCACGGCGTAGTGACGTGATTTGGAGCAGCTTTGGCCTGTTTTATGCCCTCGTGTTGTGGGTTTGCAGTGGTCAACTGCATGGGGCCGTGCTGCTCAGCCAAGGGGTGGTGGTGGGGTTGATGGCCTGGCAAGGGTGGCAAACCCTGGTGCTGCGCGAACAAGTGGCGCGATCGAGCCTGGATGAGGTGCTGGTTGCCGCGTTGCCCCAGTTCGATCGCTGGGCCGGGTTGCTGAATCTCTTTCGCCCCAGCCAGCCTAACTTGACCGGTTGGCAAGCTTTCCGCCAATCCCTCACTGGTTTTGGGATCGTGCTTTGGATCCAGATCCAGACCCAATTGGCCAACCTGCGAGCTTCCCGATCGCCCGGCAGCAGTCCTGCCCCAACGCCTAGCCCAGCACCCAAACCAACGCCCAGCCCAACGCCACCCCCGACCAACGCCGCAGCCGCGCCGCCCGCTCCGGTCAGCCCCACCACAGGCAGCGAAGGGCAAAGCACAGGGCAAAGTGCAGAGCAAAGCACAAGGCAAAGTGCAGAGCAAAGCACAGGGCAACCGGTTTACGTGCGCAAGAAATATCGCCAACCGCCGGAAGGTGCGCCCCCCAATCAGACTACGCCGTCGCCTGCTCCTTCCCCTGAGCCTGTGCCCGAGGGTTCCAAGCCCGTTTACGTGCGCAAGAAATATCGTCAGGCCCTGGAAAACTCATCTCCTGTCCCCAGTCCAAATTCTGTCCCCAGTGCAAACCCCGTAACGCCTGCCAATGCGTCGGCGGATTCACCGTCGCCCGCTGCTGCAAGACCGGACAACTCAGAACCGATCGCCCCCAGACCACCCCGCCCCCGACCCACCCCCTCGCGCACGGTCAAACTCGACGGGGCCAATTTGCCCGATGAAGTGGTGGTGGATTACGAAGAGTTGCCCCCGCGCCCGCCACGGCCCCGTCGCCCACCGGCCGGGTAA
- a CDS encoding anthranilate phosphoribosyltransferase family protein, which produces MSKVFRELLKTIGSGPHTGKNLDRSQAAEAMRLMLTQAATPAQIGAFLIAHRIKRPTGEELAGMLDAYAELGPRLGPIDLDRPLVSFGIPYDGRSRTAPLGIATGLILAAAGFPLLFHGGDRMATKYGITLTELWQALGLDWTRARWEQVERCLVEQGLTYCYLPKHFPETLPLAAYRDEIGKRPPLATLELLWSPYQGLQHRVMGFVHPPTEQMMRDALALHQIESFTTVKGLEGSPDLPHDRTVITGLGQPGRFDRLCLNPWDLGYSQSNLPLGTAVEWAENLSSLFQGNHGQDHPWRTSVIWNAGFYLWRLSSAGSDRPDDFTDRTPLKNYLAQAATILDQGLAWQKLLDLRSHLAIAPE; this is translated from the coding sequence ATGAGCAAAGTCTTCCGCGAGCTGCTGAAAACCATCGGCAGCGGGCCCCACACAGGCAAAAATTTGGATCGATCGCAGGCCGCCGAAGCCATGCGACTGATGTTGACCCAGGCGGCCACCCCAGCCCAAATTGGTGCGTTTCTGATTGCCCATCGGATTAAGCGGCCCACGGGCGAAGAGTTGGCGGGCATGTTGGATGCTTACGCTGAGTTGGGGCCGCGCTTGGGGCCGATCGACCTCGATCGGCCCTTGGTCAGCTTTGGGATTCCCTATGACGGGCGATCGCGCACGGCCCCTTTGGGCATCGCCACGGGGTTGATCTTGGCGGCGGCGGGGTTTCCCTTGCTGTTTCATGGGGGCGATCGCATGGCCACGAAATATGGCATCACCCTCACGGAACTGTGGCAGGCCTTGGGTTTGGATTGGACTCGGGCCCGTTGGGAGCAGGTGGAACGGTGCTTGGTAGAACAGGGCCTAACCTACTGCTACCTGCCGAAGCATTTCCCCGAAACCTTGCCCCTGGCGGCCTACCGCGATGAAATTGGCAAACGGCCGCCCCTGGCCACCCTGGAGCTGTTGTGGTCGCCCTACCAAGGGCTCCAACATCGGGTGATGGGGTTTGTGCATCCGCCCACGGAACAGATGATGCGTGATGCCTTGGCGCTGCATCAAATTGAGTCTTTCACCACGGTCAAGGGCCTCGAAGGCAGTCCCGACTTACCGCACGATCGGACAGTAATCACGGGATTGGGGCAACCGGGCCGGTTCGATCGCCTCTGTCTCAACCCCTGGGATTTGGGATATAGCCAAAGCAATTTGCCCCTGGGGACGGCTGTTGAATGGGCTGAAAACTTGAGTTCCCTGTTCCAAGGGAACCATGGCCAAGATCACCCCTGGCGCACCAGTGTGATTTGGAATGCGGGTTTCTATCTTTGGCGACTGAGCAGCGCTGGCTCCGATCGGCCCGATGACTTCACCGATCGAACGCCATTGAAGAATTACTTGGCTCAGGCGGCCACGATTTTGGATCAAGGATTAGCCTGGCAGAAGCTTTTGGATCTGCGATCCCATCTGGCGATCGCCCCAGAATAG
- a CDS encoding DUF3172 domain-containing protein, with product MNRKRQPARDPYRDRDSYRSDYRGNARESAGRDADREPRSEGRSPEPPKKKGFNYTVVAILAGVFILGMGVGIGFSSSASVDPQNVASREFIDRAAPNPELCAQFGASAISMNARIFVTLSPFSVYVSQPEMQPGCVMRSNNWAVLQQRGVVTDKQVSECKNRMNTFAFTGSIDSKPRVDCVYQNDSAGNLFLNQPGVVPAQESDRF from the coding sequence ATGAACCGCAAACGGCAACCCGCCCGCGATCCCTACCGCGATCGCGACAGTTATCGCAGTGATTATCGGGGAAACGCTCGCGAGTCGGCCGGGCGCGACGCGGATCGCGAACCGAGATCGGAAGGGCGATCGCCCGAACCACCCAAGAAAAAAGGCTTTAACTACACGGTGGTGGCGATTTTGGCCGGCGTGTTCATCCTGGGTATGGGCGTGGGCATTGGGTTCAGCTCTTCGGCCAGTGTTGATCCGCAAAATGTGGCTTCGCGGGAATTTATCGATCGGGCGGCTCCCAACCCGGAACTTTGTGCCCAATTTGGAGCCAGCGCCATTTCCATGAATGCGCGCATTTTTGTGACCCTCAGCCCCTTCAGTGTTTACGTGTCCCAGCCGGAAATGCAGCCCGGTTGCGTCATGCGCAGCAACAACTGGGCCGTGCTGCAACAACGGGGCGTGGTGACGGATAAACAGGTTTCCGAATGCAAAAACCGGATGAATACCTTTGCTTTCACCGGCAGCATTGACAGCAAACCCCGTGTGGACTGTGTTTATCAAAACGACTCGGCGGGGAACCTGTTCTTGAATCAGCCCGGCGTGGTTCCGGCCCAAGAAAGCGATCGTTTCTAG